The sequence TCTACTGCTACCGGAAACGACGATAACTAGCGAATATTCGGCGTTCTTTCTCGAACTTGGCCAGAGCCCGAATATAGCGGCTGGCACGATCGCTGACCTCGGCTCAATTGGTGTTCCACTGGTCGTTCTCTTGGGCGGTTTTGGACTCGTCCTCGGTGGGACGGTCTTCGCAGTCGCCGCCTTCGGCGAGGAACTCGGCTGGCGGGGATTGCTCCTCACGGAACTGGCGCCGATCGGGTTCTGGAAGGTATCGTTGGTCACGGGCCTCATCTGGGGAATGTGGCACGCTCCTCTCATCCTCCTTGGACTTCAGTTTTCGAATGAACCAGTCGTCGGAATCCTCCTGATGACTACTGCAACAGTGGTTCTGGCACCAGTGTACACGTATTTAACCGTCCGTGCTCGGTCGGTGCTCGCTCCAACGGTTTTCCATGGATCATTCTTCCTCGGAGTATTCACATCTGTGTACTTTGCAGAGGAAAGCGAACTCGTGGTTTCACCGTTCGGCGTTGTCGGGATCGTTGCTGGCCTCGTTGGCATTGCATCGTTGGTGGCCCACGATCGACTGATTGCTGAGGAACAACTCACCAAAGGCGGGCCACTCCGCCCGTGGTCCGGGTGATTCGGCGATTGTCCATCGTCGATGGGCTATTTTTCCCATCCCAGCC is a genomic window of Halanaeroarchaeum sp. HSR-CO containing:
- a CDS encoding CPBP family intramembrane glutamic endopeptidase, giving the protein MTGGKPNEDAFQVKQRGSMHTRIDDVRYQLSLTGSTMARHTSVDILTVSGFLVLTFGISWGGVSLLWFLDVDLASGAGQGIGSVVFMGAPTIATIVILRFRGKSIREACGLYLGRARWIILAWIAPVGLVAVMIGVGLLLPETTITSEYSAFFLELGQSPNIAAGTIADLGSIGVPLVVLLGGFGLVLGGTVFAVAAFGEELGWRGLLLTELAPIGFWKVSLVTGLIWGMWHAPLILLGLQFSNEPVVGILLMTTATVVLAPVYTYLTVRARSVLAPTVFHGSFFLGVFTSVYFAEESELVVSPFGVVGIVAGLVGIASLVAHDRLIAEEQLTKGGPLRPWSG